A genome region from Paralichthys olivaceus isolate ysfri-2021 chromosome 6, ASM2471397v2, whole genome shotgun sequence includes the following:
- the ppdpfb gene encoding pancreatic progenitor cell differentiation and proliferation factor B, translated as MAAIPAGGSLVATTDYYRRRIGSTSSSSSCGSSEYSGEVIPHHPGLPKQDSGHWWSSFFFGKQPGMTPLTEEAQLKAGVPGAVTNGQITCVAREMVMQRQVSESSDAGSPTSS; from the exons ATGGCAGCCATTCCAGCGGGCGGTTCTCTTGTGGCAACCACTGACTACTACCGAA ggcGCATCGGCTCTacgtccagcagcagctcttgcGGCAGTTCGGAGTACAGCGGAGAGGTCATCCCTCATCACCCAG GACTCCCCAAGCAGGACTCTGGACACTGGTGGTCCAGTTTCTTCTTTGGGAAGCAGCCTGGGATGACCCCTCTGACTGAGGAGGCACAGCTGAA GGCGGGGGTTCCGGGTGCGGTAACAAATGGTCAGATCACCTGCGTTGCCAGGGAGATGGTGATGCAACGCCAGGTGAGTGAGAGCAGCGATGCAGGAagccccacctcctcctga